The sequence below is a genomic window from Bombus affinis isolate iyBomAffi1 chromosome 13, iyBomAffi1.2, whole genome shotgun sequence.
CATCCGAAAATTTGATTCTTCGAAGAACATCTATAATAGTTTGTTCGACGCTTgacaaataatttaaataatttatctgTTGAAGCATTAGTAGATATACTGGTAGCATTATAGTGATTTTCTCAACGTTCCATGAATTGAGAGAAAGAAAGTCCTAAAAAGATATAATTATCAAAGTTAATGTTGTTAGATAAATAAAAAAGTCATATACTTACACTTTGTCAATGATAAGAAGGCTACGTCTTTGAACTACGCCACTCGCAGAATGAAAGTTCTtagatataattttttatttgtcaTTTAACGATTCTTTAATTCTCATAGATCAAGTACGCAGAGGTAAGACATCTACAAAGCTACAAACGCAGAAGAGGAGTTACAATCGACTGAAAGAAACACCTTTATACCTCTTAACCCTTCGcgcaaaatttcatttatcttaaGTGCAGCAATAGCGTATATAAACGACGTTCGTACTATATATAAAACAAGTTCGTTTAATGGCACGATACTTATCAAATGCTTTTATGCATTATTACAAATATGTCGTTGTCGATttgattaattcacacaaatgGAGAAAAGTATTTTAGTATTAATTTCATTAGTATTCCATGCAATGTTGATTCCAACACCATTCCTTATATGTTTAATTAAATAACAATTTCAGCTTAACTTTTCAATGCATTATAAAAGGATTAAATCCATAATATTAAtggaaagaaggaaggaaatcTTTCTCGTTTAAATGATATTTGCTGATTAAGTGAGAATTATTTTAATAAGATAGGATTTTTTCACTAGCAAATTTCATTCGCAGATAGTAGACCGGTGACGTACTTAATTAACTCTTACAACATCTTCCATTTATTGGTAATTTGCCCGCCTATTGCAAATTTTATTGACCATAGCCTAGAAACGTATAAATCATCCTTGACGATGCATTATTTCCCGCAGTTATGATATATTCACTACAATTGTACTCTTTCAAACAGCTCAATGGCGACGACAAATTATACTAATTAACAACCCTCGGTTTGGCATTTTATACTATGAAGGTGTTTGCTAATAATTATGGTAAATTAATCGAAGGTCACAAGCGAAGAAGCTTGAAACAGCAAAAAGTTAAACTTGTTAAATTAAGACGTAACAGTTTTTAACATCTGTTAATTATTTCCTTGACATCATCTTCCTTTATTCGATATGACAACagaaactattaataattaaaCTTGTCATCATCTGAACTTATATGATTACCAGCAATATGGGCCAAGGTGAAAATAAATATCATTATACCCGAGCATTTATGGTATACATATATCagtaatttatttattcataatttatttaGAAAGTAATTCAAATTACGAGTACGCAAATACAATGTACGAAGAGAGGCCTTTTTGATATTCAAATCTTCTACATTTATTAAGCGTATAGAAACACGTTTCTCTTACTTTTGCTGTGAGATTTGAGAAAGTCTGAGGGAGAATTCTAAGCAACAATGTGACGGTAATTGTGCATTATGTTTATACTTATGCGTAGTCATCACGAGTCGGACGGACATCATTAGGAAGaaagataatttaaataatatttcactTATACGAATACATATTTACGATATATAAACAAATGACGATGACGATAAACAACAATAAATGCATATAAATTACGTATAGAGCGGTAGAACAGGAATAAAAAACATTAAATATACACATTTTGGCGATTTGAAAGCGCAGTGAAATGTTGGCGAGTCGCAATGTTGAATGCttggaattattttattttaatagccataatgataattaattttatacgcGTTACGTTCAACATATTATGCGTTTTCTCTAAATTACGAACATCGACAACACGCATACACCTGTTTCCTTTCTACTTTCTAATAAAGACTAGAGAGAAGCATGAAAGAAGGGCGAGGAAGAAATTGGTAGCGTAAGTGGTGGCACCACTTCCGTTCCAGCAAACATTAAGATCACAATGTTTAAGCATTGGATTGAACTTCTGCTTGAAATATTCCCAATCGCAGAGACCAACATCACATCCGTCGAGCATGACCAGTTTCTCAGCCAAGTAAAACATTACTTTGTTTGGTTGACTAGTGATTTCGCATCTGtgaataaaaatagaaacacTCTGTGATCAAGTGTAGTCAATTTACCACAAACGTTTGTGATCTTACGATTTTAAGGCATTGTTCTTATTTAACGACATAACGCAATATCGTCTAATACGTAAACAATTTAGAAGGAAAATTTACATTATGTTTTATTTGTTGGGATTAATGTTTCAATTTAATTCGATAATATGTCATTACCTGTAAAATACAGCGACAAGATTCGCGGCAAAGGACGACATGAAAGAGGTTCGCCAGTGACGTTTCGCCATATCTTTGTAATTAAAAGCTGTCAGTTGCGTTTGATCCTTATTAATATTCAACGTGGTCAAGAGATTCTGCAGACTTATAATATCGCCGAAGTAGAATATGCCTTTAGGTTCGTTAGACTCTCCATTTTGTTCCACTCTCCTACAATATTGATACGTTCATTGATATCGAGAGATGACAGCTTACGAAGCGATAATAGATATTGTGAGATAGATATTGTGTCAAAGCAGATACAAAAACTTCATTGAAATAAAGACAAAAGAATGAAATTACCAAAAGTGATTCATCATGTCTTGCAAAAGGGTACATCCTAGCTGCGCATTGATTTCACGTCCATATCCGGCCTTGTAATAATAGTAGAGATCTTCGCGATACTCTAGCACACGAAGTTCTTCTTTACTGAAAACAGCACACCAAGGAGAAAGTTTCGTCACTGTCCAGGCCTTTTCGTAACGGCACATATTGTACATCGTTAGAATTGATTCTGAAAAACGAGACAAAACGTCGataaaatgaatgaaaaataCTAGACCTTTTTTTGTTTCTGAATTGTCGAGCTTACCTTTGGAAATATCGTACAAAAATCCAAGACTCTGACTGACATTCTGTATCAGATTTTTAAACTGCGCTCCTTCTTCGAATATAATTACTTCTTCGATAGTAGCATTACTAGGACCATTATTCCACATGTTGCAGGATTTATACATCTGATATAGataaagttaaattaaaattgaattagATTAAACTTAAAATTAGATTTCCATTTCTTGAAATGGTACAATTTGAAGAGCTCGCTAAAAGAAATAGTACAAGTGCAtttaaaggaaaaaggaaaaacgagATAAATATCGGGATCTGTTTATGCAATATCTAGAGAAAATTTTCTTCTCAAATTTCCAAATCATTAtgaatacgtataacgtttatatattgCAACTTGTACATTACCACTATTCCTTATTATTATATGGGAAATAATACGCTCACTGTAAGCAGAGTATCATTTATGGCAACTTCTTCTGCATCCACCGCTTGTCTGTCACCAAACAATCCCTCCATAAAGTAACTCATGCTGCTTTCCCGTGCATCGGTCGTTTTAAActaaaatgaatattttccaACTTAGTAAAATTAGTGAATAGTGAAATaggtaaatttttatattcttagTAGGATCGATCGTGGTGTATACCACATAATTTTCCGCCGTTATATTTTCGTTGATTGGTTGAAGAAGCTGTGGAAAATTGCTTTGCAATCGTCTCGCAAGCAATCTCATATCTTCCACACCTTGCGGTGTCAAAACTTCCGCTCTTTCGATTGTGAGGTACTCGTCCGGTTTCCATCTCTTTAAATTTTCTAAATCTCTGATGCACATACGGCCATCTGTGAAAAAGAAAATTGTCGAAGAGCATATATTTCGAAAGTTGAACGAGCAAAGATCGAATCACTGATGTAGAAAGTGAATTTTTAGTTTTCCGATGGACTAATAGCTCAAGATCAGACGTGTTTCAATTCAAAGGGACGAATTTATACATGAACTCGATAAATCTAGGGTTAACCGCTGGACTATTGATCAATATGTAAAACGACGCGTGGCGAAGATCGATACGAAAAAGTGTCAATGACCTGAATTAGAGTTTAACTGGTTTACTTGCGTTTGCTTTAACGGGAACACCTCCTTCTCGGAATTTTTCCAATGAATACTGAAACGCGGTCACACGTAAAGACGTATGAATATTTTAATCTAAATGGTGGATAATTTGAGACTTGCTTTTGTTCCAATTCTAATCTAATCGTCTGTTAATTTCCTCattttgaaatgaaaaaatatgtcAAACTCACTGTTTCGAACTTCGTGATTGCTAATTATCTGATTCTGTAGTTCTGTTAATTTTTGCATTTCGATATCCTCCGTTTCAGACGGGCATCGTGTACCGTGTGTAGCAAACATCCAAATTTGCTCTGCATGACAGTCTATAAGtcgattaaaaattgaaaagcttCTTATTAAATGAGAGGTTTAATGGAAAAATTATACGAATACTCACTGGGTACATCTTGAAACCGAGTTTTACCGGCGTGGACAAAATGGTAGGCAGTTTTAGTGGCCATATATAAATATGGATCATCTTCGTCCGCAAAACAAGAGTCACCGTCACGCGCGTAAACGTGACTAATTAAAAAAGTCAAGAATAGTACGTATGTATTCATTTTTAAAGTTTGTCTCTTTGATCTGCAACAAGGAAGAggtaattatatatacatatatatatatatttttttttagcaagtttctaaaattttcataattttatttttaattttaatatttgtaatatttcataGTAATCTTAAAGAGATGCTACCAATGTATATGAAATTTCATACGAAGATTGGAAATTATTCTGTTGGTTAAACCTATATTACGTGGTTCGTgcataaaatttgaattttgttTAAGTAATCACCGAATTAATTTACAAGCCTAATAATATGATACTAATTTTGATCCCTTTAATCGCGAAGAAACGTAAAGCAGCTACAAATAACTCTTGTTCTATAACTCTCGCAATGCATAAAATGCTTTGTTTCATTGAAGTACAGCAAGCAATAAACCTACATTTTCCTGTGCTGATGTCACATGTTACTTTACTACCGGCTTTACGAATTATCTACGACCAACTATACATAAAATAGATCTTATGTAACCAACAGGATATTTATTcatctcttccttttttattatttttcacggTTAAATGCAGATACATAAGTAGGGAATTATCCTTGTTATCTTAAGGTTTATATAATTGATAAATACACAATACCGATGAATTTATCAACAGACACTACATTTAATAAAGTTTCGATTTAAAGATAAGTCGAAGACTATCTGCTTTGTTTTGAACATATTTATAGAACGTCATACGATTCAAGGTATCGATGAGTTTAATGTTTAATCTCGTCTTGAATTTTCCGATTCTATGATGTGAAAGGAATTGTAATACGTACATGGAATAGATATTTGCCTACCAAGGTTAAGGATAGATGTAGAACATGCACGTGAATGTGAAAGTTAAGATGTGTTCACGCATTACGCGTATGAACAGCTACATATATTGCATAATTCGCGTGTAAGAACAGGTTCTGGCGAAGTTCTAGTCTTTACTGTACGGTTACTATTTTTGCGGCCGAATTTAAAGCGTAACATTTGTTCTGTTTTTATCGATATTCGTCTTCGAAATTTACACCGACAGTCGTTAATTCTTTACACGCCgacttttattaaaattcgtTTTGCATGTCTCAATGCTGCTTGAATAAACAACAGTTAAAAGTGtacttatataaataaaaattaatgttaataCCGTAAATGAAGTTAGACAAAGATACGAAATTTTTAGGAATATAATTCTTAAATGATTCATATAGATATTGAAACTTAATTTCCGAAAcataaattgtaaaataaaatgtgCAATGATTCGGTGAACCTATGAAGGCGGGAGGCTGCTGGAAGAGTAATTCAAGAGTAAGTTAGATTGACGATAACGAAATTGGTAGTGGCTTGATTAGCAAAGCCTTCTCTTAGTGTAATAAGTCTACTTGGCCTACTTATTGTCAATTTCTTGTGTCCGCAAGTGCCAAGTCTCGTGTAAGCCTGGTACCGATTTGATTCTTCCGGAAAGCctcaacgtattacgttacacgcTTATTCTTTTGCCACATTCCGATGGAACACAGTTTCTTTccgtaatttcaattttaaaatgTAAGATATTTGTTTCGCGTTATTGATATACGCATACCAACATGGAATatgaaatgaataaaataaatttccacaCGAATGAATATTAGCACTTGATACCGACTCAAAATCAATTGTCTAATGTGAATCGAAAGGAAAGTAAAACAAACTAAAACAGATTGATTTTATTCAATAAACATCGATGAACTGTAATTTTTTGTTGATAATTGAGAACAAAAGTAGGACGTCGGCGTCACGGTTGGCGATCCGTACTGCTACTATTCAACAATTTAATTATTCACAGACGAGCTTATTTATTCAAATGAAATTCCTCCTAGATGTGTAAGCGGCATTCCATCGAAAGTTGAATGAAATGAATTTCGCCACAGCGTTTCATTCGCACCGCTTTCACGACCTGTCtcacataatttttatttcgtaaaGGGGCTATTTTATCATAGATATAACGcgaaaatattgtattttaaatcTTATTACGAAAATGTACAATCATAATATTATCAGAAATCAAAATGATACTAATCTTACTATAAGGACAAAAATTTGTCGAAAGAATTGTTCAagaaattactaaaattatagtattattgaaattatttcgtactagaaattaaacaatttttcataCTCATTAAGAAATTACCGTATTCTTTACGTCCTGTTCAAGCGCATTAAATCGAGTACGGGTTTATAGACCTGAAAAGAGAGAGTGCGACCGACAGTATTGTTCACTTTTCCTCAATCGGTGGAGTGCTTTGCCCTCTGCAATTCTGGGCAAATGAGATCGTATCAATGTTTCATAAACACTTCAACACAATCGATCTTTTGTTGAAACTTATGATTATTTTCTTCTCATTCTTCGAACTAAAACGACATGAAAACCATTCGATGCGATTCGTACGATAAGCTATGTCAGATTCAACTTTTATCAATAAGTTTTGgtgttctttctttatttttctttattttttatgcGAAGATTGCACGGCCAAGTTTTAGAACTTCACGACCCGACGCGGCGCTTGGAACGATCGATCTTCAACGATAGATTCCACGGATTCTCAAGCAATATCGAGGATTTGTGCATGAATCACTGAGTGAGGCACTATATCACTGTTTAAAATACAAGTCAACTATGACAATACCATGAAATGCGCGTAGTCGTTGTTTGTATGCCGATCGCGACCACCTTTCGAGGCGGCAGCTCGTGTGGCACTGCCGTAAGGTCGTCGAGCTTCGTTGCTCCTAGCGTGTAAAAGTCGTATAGTTTCAACGATAGACCCCGCGAATTGTGTATTACGGTTTGTAGCCTTTGAACCCTCGTTGGCCCAACGTAGTGTTTCATGCGTTCTATAAAATCGTAAAGGTCCGTCACTTTGAGCACGCGCAATCAATAAGAACCTGGGGAAACAAGTCCCCCTAAGTTCCGCTAAAATAACCTGCtataatagtttatttttcgtCACGACACATATGGACGTATTACGAACGTTTACAAGACTCTGAAAATAAATTCTTCGTATCGTTAAAAATCTTTCTTTCGTATTCTGAGAAACTGCTGGGAAGATTGAAGGTAAATTACTGAAAAAACTAGATTGAAATTTTTTTCAAGTATTTCAAGCATCAGATTATCattcgttacaacgtttaaACGCACACCCCTGCTGACCAGCATTGGTCACGGTATTCCAGGTGCCACTGACATAAGGTCGTCAAGCTTCGTTGATTCGTATGTGTGCAGTCTATACATTTTGTACTCTGCTAAAGCTATATAGTTACTGGAACTGAAGAAGTAATTACGTTCTACGAGAACATTTATTAATACTGTAGAATGTATTTAAATATCGACGATGAATTGTAATTCATAAATCAATGAATTATAATCATAAATCAGCAAATTAAAATGACTAACGCGTAATTGATTCAAGTATAAATTGATATATTCAAGTATAAATACAGTAATCCTAATGTTCTAATTTCACGCAGCAAGTAgattatatttatgtatttaaatacAGTACAGTAATTATGTAGTAATACAGTAGTAATTACAGAtggcaaataaaatagaataacaaatgataataaatattattactcCGCTATCTCTTTCGAagttaaacaaatatttataaggATTTTTCTGATGATATCAAGTAAACGTGATTAAATTTGAAGCTGTCATATACGAGCATATCGTTCATCACGCCAGCTTATATGGCAGTAATATAAGGTCGTCTAGcttcgttgcttcgaacatATACGTACAGGTTGTCAGACTGTAATTTCTTCAACACAATTCCTGACAAAAGCACATATGATAATCTACGTAATCACTACGGAATCACTCCTGCTATTAAATTACTTCACTGTTTTCTTTTGCGTAACGCTTACCATTAATaccattaataataaaataagattctacgttacatataatatgtaattattttgttgtaTCAGCTTTACAAAAATCTGTGTTACAGTCGAAGGCATTGGGTCCCATTTTCTCCTTCAAATATTCCCAATCGCACACGCCCAATTCACAACCTTCGTAATCTAAAGGTTTCTCGTTTAagtaaaatctaactttattcGACGAATCGCACCTGAAAACAGTTTTAACGCGAGAAAGGAATAAATCGATCCGAGTAGCTGAAATATGAGAACAAAATCCAAAATAATCCTTGACATACCTATAGAAAATGGCTGCAAGATTCGCAGCGAATGGTGCCAGACGGGAACTATTCCACTTTCTGTTTCTCATATTTTCAAAGTTCGAAGCTTTCAAAGGTATCGAGTCTTTTGCAACCCCCATTGTTGTTAAAAGCAACTGAAGCGCCGTACTATGAGTGAAATAGAAAACGCCTTGTGGTTCTTCGCTTGAGTCTTCGTTCTccaattttctaaaatatcgGCAACGTACCTTAACACagtatttgtaatatttatattaacaaCACTGACGCTTACCTAAAACGATTAAACATGTCCTGTAACGGTGGACATCCAATGACACTGCTCATTTCTTCGCCGTAACCGGCGTGGTAATAATAATACAGATCCTCTTCGTACTCGAATAGTTCATCTTCGTATTTTGTAAAAGCGGCACACCAAGGAGATCTTTCATTTACGTACCAAGCATTTTCAAAAATGCATGCGGTGTGCATAATTAAGACATCATCTAAATCAAGTTGATTAATCAATCTTCGCTGATAATAATTAAtacgaaaaataaatttattcagaTTCTCCtgcaataatattttataccGAAAGAGAGGCTGTTCGAAAAGCCAAGTCGCTGACTAACATTGCCAATTATTTCTCTGAATGATGGACTATCTAAAAATTTATCAACTTCGGACTTGCCCGTCGAATTATGCACTTGTTCCAACCATGCCTTGCAAATTTTATAATACTAAAAACGAAGTAGGTATATTCTCATACGAGAAGATGCTATTTTAA
It includes:
- the LOC126923072 gene encoding multiple inositol polyphosphate phosphatase 1-like; translation: MNTYVLFLTFLISHVYARDGDSCFADEDDPYLYMATKTAYHFVHAGKTRFQDVPNCHAEQIWMFATHGTRCPSETEDIEMQKLTELQNQIISNHEVRNNGRMCIRDLENLKRWKPDEYLTIERAEVLTPQGVEDMRLLARRLQSNFPQLLQPINENITAENYVFKTTDARESSMSYFMEGLFGDRQAVDAEEVAINDTLLTMYKSCNMWNNGPSNATIEEVIIFEEGAQFKNLIQNVSQSLGFLYDISKESILTMYNMCRYEKAWTVTKLSPWCAVFSKEELRVLEYREDLYYYYKAGYGREINAQLGCTLLQDMMNHFWRVEQNGESNEPKGIFYFGDIISLQNLLTTLNINKDQTQLTAFNYKDMAKRHWRTSFMSSFAANLVAVFYRCEITSQPNKVMFYLAEKLVMLDGCDVGLCDWEYFKQKFNPMLKHCDLNVCWNGSGATTYATNFFLALLSCFSLVFIRK
- the LOC126923073 gene encoding multiple inositol polyphosphate phosphatase 1-like, with protein sequence MQFFRKGSMSRVKIFAILIALFCLTNELVLSDSNYCYSDDEHPYLYAGTKTAYEVEHGLIKNTTLPNCKPVQIWMLIRHGTRNPGKDQIKSMEHNLPKLQSSIIENHEKYGNGSLCQKDLEKLKTWKLDPNLKKHRSKYLTTQGEKDLSSLGARFKDYFPELLQSYPVDILKQIYKFRSTDLQRTIASMEHFINGLFGNVTIDNTVVVPTSKDTLLQYYKICKAWLEQVHNSTGKSEVDKFLDSPSFREIIGNVSQRLGFSNSLSFDDVLIMHTACIFENAWYVNERSPWCAAFTKYEDELFEYEEDLYYYYHAGYGEEMSSVIGCPPLQDMFNRFRKLENEDSSEEPQGVFYFTHSTALQLLLTTMGVAKDSIPLKASNFENMRNRKWNSSRLAPFAANLAAIFYRCDSSNKVRFYLNEKPLDYEGCELGVCDWEYLKEKMGPNAFDCNTDFCKADTTK